Part of the Zingiber officinale cultivar Zhangliang chromosome 8A, Zo_v1.1, whole genome shotgun sequence genome, cattttttcaaaatcttaacaaatatagatcagaaattttctaatatcaaaatgactttaccttattcaaaacaactcttatttttaccaagtcataggttctatcaaatttatatttttaatttaatcttcacTAACTATATTGGGTTTTCGAGTTCACCAATGtggtcatgagatcgatacgagcgtatagaaatttgttccgcgccATTCGGAGCTCTATaggtcaagtttttattttttaaaagattttttttacaattttcatatattcacggtttgggacgaactccaaagttcgtcccagatctgggacgaattttggagttcgtcccagatctcatattttattaaaatacaaaagtaaacaataaaaatacggatgcatgacctagacacctcagaatgacacaaaaccagttcctatgcgttcgtatcgatctcctgatcataATGAAGGCcccaaacattttttccactctatattttggggttcataaatttttgtatcaaaaatttaaataatcattttaataaattaaaaaccccgaaaatattagctaaaaaaataatatcgtgtcatcattatgatcataagatcgatacgagcgcatagaaatttgttccgcgccaatccgagttctataggtcaagtttttattttttaaaagatttttttttgaattttcaaatattcacagtttgggacgaactccaaagttcgtcccagatctgggacgaattctggagttcgtcccagatctctaattttattaaattacaaaagtaaacaataaaaatacggatgcatgacctagacacctcagaatgacacgaaaccagttcctatacgttcgtatcgatctcctgatcgtaATGAAGGTcccaaacattttttccactctatattttggggttcataatttttttatcaaaaatttaaataatcattttcaaaaattaaaaaacccgaaaatattagctaaaaaaataatatcgtgtcatcattatgatcatatgatcgatacgagcacatagaaatttgttccgcgccaatccgagttctataagtcaagttttcattttttgaaagatttttttcctaatttttaaatattcacagtttgggacgaactccaaagttcgtcccagatctgggacgaattttggagttcgtcccagatctctaattttattaaaatacaaaagtaaacaataaaaatacggatgcatgacctagacacctcagaatgacacgaaaccagttcctatgcgttcctatcgatctcctgatcataATGAAGGCCCCAAAAattttttccactctatattttggggttcataaatttttttatcaaaaatttaaataatcaatttcaaaaattaaaaaacccgaaaatattagctaaaaaattaatatcgtgtcatcattatgatcataagatcgatacgagcgcatagaaatttgttccgcgccaatccgagttctataggtcaagttttcattttttgaaagatttttttcctaattttcaaatattcacagtttgggacgaactccaaagttcgtcccagatctgggacgaattctggagttcgtcccagatctctaattttattaaattacaaaagtaaacaataaaaatacggatgcatgacctagacacctcagaatgacacgaaaccatttcctatgcgttcgtatcgatctcctgatcgcaatgatggatccaaacattttttccacgctatattttggggttgataattttttttttcaaaaatttaaataatcattttcaaaatttaaaaaaccaGAGAATATTAGCTAAAAATATAATAtcgtgtcatcattatgatcataagatcgatacgagcgcatagaaatttgttccgtaccaatccgagttctataggtcaagttttcattttttgaaagatttttttcctaattttcaaatattcacagtttgggacgaactccaaagttcgtcccagatctgggacgaattctggagttcgtcccagatatctaattttattaaattacaaaagtaaacaataaaaatacggatgcatgacctagacacctcagaatgacacgaaaccagttcttatcgtatcgatctcctgatcgcaatgatggtcccaaacattttttccactctatattttggggtttaaaaattttttatcaacaattaaaatattcattttcaaattttaaaaaacccaaaaatattagttaaaaaataatttcgtGTCGTCATTATGATCATAAGATCGATACGAATGTATAGAAATTTGTTTCGAGAAAAGAAAGCTTCTTGCGAATCCTTCGCTACTTGTCTTAAAAACAgtaaattagggacgaatttgaaatttcgtccctaaattgcGTTAAATTTGGCGACAAATATATATTCGTTGCCAATTAGCAACAAATCCAGAGATTTGTCGCAAAATTGCATAAATTTTCCAACGAAATTTAGATTTTGACGCTGATTGGCAACGAATTCTGCGACGAAAATATATTTGTTGTTAATATCCGACGAATTTATTTCGTTGCTATTTTAGTTGCTAATTAGCGACAAATTTGTTTTTCGTTGCAAATGctgttgcaaatttgcaacgaatattattcgttgcaaattttcgtccctaaattacagtttttttgtagtgaaatgactcaatatatcatattgacttatttgagcttGACCATGTATTTTAgtagtcctacttaatcaagTGGTCCATAGATattacttccgtcatatggaaaggatagatctcatctacatcacttacatccctccgtataaattattgcatatccagtgatcgacttttaGTCCAcctgttacaggtgacatttatcgataccaaagtacacgactccttatgtagggaaccatagtgattcaggtctaaggattatttatactaatagtcactataagaatgtttatgatattcatataatgatccatgaaacattctcatgaagggtcaattcaatacatattctttaatatatatactcatgtgtcaacttgatatcttgtatccatgacttatgagattaagttaTTAGTTGGCCTATatactagtctcaacgcattaatattaccTTGTATATTAACACTTGACTAGTAATAGTTAAaagtaatattatatatatatatatatatatatatactatatatatatatatatatagtctcccACTATCAATTAAACAAATTAATATATTGTAGAGTAGAATCTATTACCCtgagatattattatatttattaaattgtcacaaatataaaataaatataataatcataaatattatcttttacttATAAAATATAATACAATAGATCTCTTATCAAATGCTTTATAATTGGCTCTTAACTCTTATACTAACAATGTCTCTATTCATTGTTGAAAGAGGTGAATGTGTTTTTCATCAGTGTTGACACTCGCTTAGCTATAGCTATAGCAGCAGCATTGTTGTGCAACACCCAATCACTGCCTCGGCGACAGAGCGTGGAGCAGTCAGCCATTGCGGTTGCGACGACAAGAGATGCAATGCGATTGTTTCGACTACTCTCAAAGTCGATCGACTTTCCACAATTGATGCAGCAGTTTGGAGGTAGACGTAGAAGAGATCCCCGAGCCCTTCttctaattttatattttaaaatgagaaaataaaatatattttacttattggatcaatattttctaataaaaactctaacttaattaaaacttatcaaataaaatatttaataaacaaACCACATCAAACCTCCTAATTAATCTTCAATAAACAAAGACCAAGATTTGACAACCCTCTTTCGACGCTGCACCTCACAATAAAAGTGTGGGtgtgtgtatgtatatatatatagcgaCAACATTAGCAAGAGATCTTCTAGTTGTCATCGTTGTAGTTGTCATTGTGTTACCGGATTCGAAGCACGAAACGCGTTTGAATTATGCAAAAAGGAACGCACCAGAGGGAGAATTTAGATGGCGCAGGCTGCCCTCTTGTGGCTGTGGCCATTGATGAGAATAGCCAGACTGCTTTTAGATGGGCTCTGGATAATATCGTCGCTAGAGGGCAGACCCTCATCGTCATCCATGTCAACACCAAATCCTCGTGTATGCTCTATCTCCGATCTTCCACCTAATTCATTCTGCCGTCGTCTCCACCCATAAGAACTACAAGATCACCCCAAGGATGGACTAACCATAGACCTGTTCAATAAGTGGAACACATTAGTTGTCTGCTCCCTGATTGGACAGTAAGGGTCGGAGAAGGACAATCACTTATTCTTAAAACTAGCATTCTTAAGATCAAAGAGTCGGACAGAAAAAGGAGGAGAACGTAACTCTCCTTTCTTGGTTCTCTTGTAGCTAGATGAGATTCTGATTCAGCACTTTTTGAGATTTTGAGAAGAGTTGTTTTTTGGAAAGTACAGTACGATAAAAATTATAAGCTATATTTGGGGGGAGTTATTGTCTTTCGTTGGCCTCTATGGTCTAAGAGGCGATGGTTTATCCTATGGCGGATGTTAGTAGTTTGAGTCTGCTTATCTCAGCCCGTGAACTAAACTGATACGATGATAGCATTCAATTTTTTTCCCGGTTCATTTGATCTTTTATGTTTCTTTTTGCTATTGCTATGTATCTTTGGAGTGAAAGAGATTATTGTTTCTTCACATATTCTCACATTGAATCTAATGTCTATATATGTGCACAGTAGATTCTACAGCAAACAATGCCCTGAGGGAAATCTTCATCCCATATCAATGTTTTTGCTCAAGAAAAGATGTGAGTAGATTTGGTTTCCTAAGTCCATTGAATGCTTTGATTCGAGTGTGAGCAAGATCTTGTGTCGAACAGGTTCATTGCAAAGGTATCGTACTCGAGGACCCCAATGTATCCAAAGCAATTGTTGAGTTTGTTTTGCAGTCTTCAATAGAGAAGCTAGTGATCGGTGAGTCGCCTAAAGGCGAATTCGACAGGTAAGTTAGTTTATCTTCCACTCTAATAGATTCAACTCATATGTGAATACAAGATCATACCATATGAGGATAAATACTATTCTCGACTGATCATCTAGGAGCACAAACCTGAGTTCAAGCATCAGCAAAGCTGTGCCTGATTTTTGTACAGTCATTGTCATCTCGAAAGGGAAGGTGTCCTCGCTGAGGAGTGCTGTTAAGTCAGCTCCACCACCTCTCCGGCCGCAAAGCCCCATCCAAGCAGCTCCTAAACCTGAAATTCTAAGCAATATCCCTAGAAATGTCAAGAAAGGTATGAATCTGAATCTAAATATTTCAGTAAACTTGAGTACTTTTCATAATCTTATAAACAAGACAAACTTCTTACACTTGAAACTTCTTTGCAGTGCCAAATGAGACTGGATTGGCTCCATGGAATTTGCATAAAGAAACTGAATCGATAAAGTAAGATTTCTATTTTGATACCAAAGtataaaaaaacaacaacaagaaCACTTTGAATgatgggatatatatatatatataggtcacCTTTCACCAGAGGAGGGAATATTTCTTCAACAAGATCATACGAGAATGCACAGTCCAATTCTCTAACAATCATGGTGAGTACGATCAAACAGAAATTGaagaaatgttttttaaaaaattattgtttgaTAGGTATTTGAAGCAATTCATAGAATGAAGAAGTGGAAGGAAGGATGAGACAATTGAAATTGGAGCTGAAGCAAACGTTGGACAAGTACAACTCGGCCTGCAAGGAAGCGCTCACTGCGATGCAGAAGGTGATTGATTTGTTGTTGCTAATTTGATTGGATTGATTCCAAATTGAGAAAAGTTGTGCTGTCGTTGTTGCAGGCAAAGGAGCTTCAACAATGGAAGATGGAGGGGCAGAGGATGAGAGAAGCTCATGTGGAAGAGGAGGTAACTCTGGCTTTGGCGGAGAAGGTGAAGGCTTAGTGTGTGGCGGCAGTGCAGACCGCAAGATGTCGAAGAGGATCTGTTCTTGGGCATAAGTTATAGCCTGGTACTTTTGAGTAATAAGTTGGGTCCGTATCTTATTACTTACATACCTTATTCCCTGAAGTCCTGTTGTTTACTCTTACCCTTAGTATTAACCTTTTCCCTTTTCTTGATTCAGTGCTATCATAGAGATGCCAAGTGAGCACTATTTGATATGTCATATCTTAATCTTTATTCTTCTTATACACACTTCTTGTACACATTAAGATATAAGTTCATGTAGTGTTGACTTCTCCTTTTAAGTATTGTAAATTTGGCATCCATAATGTACTCTTTAATGTTACCCTTCTCATTATACCGCAAGAAAACTAACTTCGTAAGAATTATGATACTCTTGACCTTTTCATTTGAGATGAATCAGTTGGCTAGTTCTTTAAGAAAGGTCTTAGCATCCTTATTCTAGTAATCAAACTCCTAATGAATTCTCGAACATCTTAATGATCATTAGACTTATGTGATTTGATCGCTCCCACTTGTCAAAGATTACCTTTTGATTCACAATACTTTCAGTGGATAAAGGTGCAGATGATATGCCTAAATGCAAAATCCAGATATATGCAGCCTAATAATATCATAATATATTCTTTCCATTGTCCAAAGTTTGTGCTTATAAGCATACGGATGTTGTTTAGATTAACATAAATTGAAAGCACTACGTAAATGAAAACAAAGAACATACCTCAATTTACAAACTAGGCATGTATCTTTATAGATATGTCGTAACATAATAcaacaatcaaaatatgcaattGTATAGGTATTGATTGAGATAC contains:
- the LOC122011328 gene encoding uncharacterized protein LOC122011328; this encodes MAQAALLWLWPLMRIARLLLDGLWIISSLEGRPSSSSMSTPNPRVHCKGIVLEDPNVSKAIVEFVLQSSIEKLVIGESPKGEFDRSTNLSSSISKAVPDFCTVIVISKGKVSSLRSAVKSAPPPLRPQSPIQAAPKPEILSNIPRNVKKVPNETGLAPWNLHKETESIKSPFTRGGNISSTRSYENAQSNSLTIMNEEVEGRMRQLKLELKQTLDKYNSACKEALTAMQKAKELQQWKMEGQRMREAHVEEEVTLALAEKVKA